Proteins encoded in a region of the Oncorhynchus gorbuscha isolate QuinsamMale2020 ecotype Even-year linkage group LG16, OgorEven_v1.0, whole genome shotgun sequence genome:
- the LOC124000549 gene encoding neuropeptide FF receptor 1-like: protein MEDTLELQLTTTHYMTSDLILSTNLTNLTDCTNTNSSCTVSSVKLSPYYQHSLAIAASFTLAYLFIFMPCMVGNCLVCLIVVKNRHMRTVTNLFILNLAISDLLVGIFCIPTTLVDNLITGWPFSNAVCKLSGLVQGISVAASVFTLVAIAVDRFRCIVYPFKPKLTLLVAKATIGLVWALALVIMLPSAVMLTVDQEKGHFMVSSDNKIYPLYYCYETWPDPEMRKVYTMVLFTHIYLMPLALIMIMYGCIGVKLSATAVLSNSGHPDIKSPISQRKVKVVKMLIVVALLFMLSWLPLWTLMLLTDYARPEGDQLDLLTGYIFPFSHWLAFSNSSINPIIYGYFNENFKKGFQAACRPGSCCSVVPQEQAVSKDHQGCKARTTRDTALSANPLTIRGVRNRIHTDSDLTGCVCLEMEQRKAECSAEAGGWRGSEAEGSNSNGGVSIKRGVHTEDVDGLSPMGVAVCQAWEH, encoded by the exons ATGGAGGACACATTGGAACTTCAATTGACCACTACTCATTACATGACCTCTGACCTTATTCTCTCAACAAACCTCACCAACCTGACCGACTGCACCAACACCAACTCCAGCTGCACCGTCTCTAGCGTCAAGCTCTCCCCTTACTACCAACACTCTTTGGCTATAGCAGCCAGCTTTACCCTAGCCTACCTGTTCATCTTCATGCCATGCATGGTGGGTAATTGCCTGGTGTGCCTCATTGTGGTTAAGAACCGTCACATGCGGACAGTTACCAACCTCTTCATCCTCAACCTGGCTATCAGTGACCTGCTGGTGGGCATCTTCTGCATCCCGACTACGCTGGTGGACAACCTCATCACAG GCTGGCCCTTTAGCAATGCAGTGTGTAAGTTAAGTGGCCTGGTACAGGGGATATCAGTGGCTGCATCTGTCTTCACCTTGGTTGCCATCGCCGTGGACAG aTTCCGCTGTATTGTTTACCCCTTTAAGCCCAAGCTAACCCTTCTTGTTGCTAAGGCAACTATAGGGCTGGTGTGGGCTCTTGCACTGGTGATCATGCTTCCGTCGGCTGTGATGCTGACGGTGGATCAAGAGAAGGGTCACTTCATGGTATCCAGTGATAACAAAATCTACCCTCTCTACTACTGCTATGAgacctggcctgaccctgagaTGAGGAAAGTTTACACCATGGTCCTGTTTACACACATCTACCTGATGCCCTTAGCTCTTATCATGATCATGTATGGCTGCATCGGAGTCAAGCTTTCTGCTACAGCTGTTCTATCCAACAGTGGGCACCCAGATATTAAATCCCCTATCTCCCAGAGGAAGGTCAAGGTAGTTAAAATGCTAATCGTGGTGGCTCTCCTCTTCATGCTGTCCTGGCTGCCACTCTGGACCCTGATGCTCCTCACAGACTACGCCAGACCTGAAGGGGACCAGCTGGACCTTCTGACAGGCTACATCTTCCCTTTCTCCCACTGGCTGGCCTTCTCCAACTCCAGCATCAACCCCATCATCTATGGCTACTTCAATGAAAACTTTAAGAAGGGCTTCCAGGCTGCCTGTCGTCCTGGATCCTGTTGCAGCGTGGTCCCCCAGGAGCAGGCGGTGAGCAAGGATCATCAGGGGTGCAAGGCCAGAACCACCCGGGACACAGCCCTCAGTGCCAACCCTCTCACCATCCGGGGGGTGAGAAACCGCATCCACACTGACAGCGACCTGACGGGCTGCGTGTGTCTAGAGATGGAGCAGAGGAAGGCAGAGTGCTCGGCTGAGGCAGGAGGCTGGCGGGGCTCAGAGGCAGAGGGAAGTAATAGTAACGGTGGAGTGTCAATAAAAAGGGGTGTTCATACGGAGGATGTTGATGGACTCTCTCCAATGGGGGTTGCTGTGTGTCAGGCGTGGGAGCATTGA